A stretch of Campylobacter gracilis DNA encodes these proteins:
- the lptA gene encoding lipopolysaccharide transport periplasmic protein LptA has translation MVFNKRSKLHKLILAAALITGFSASALSAAQEQVEVTADNFFADEIKQISVLTGNVRIKKGAYDTLNSDKVTIYFDAKRQPTKYVATGNANFKILLNQKHYDGRGGVLTYDPTIEAYTLENNAYLHEAETKKEVYGDKIIVNRQKGTYEVKSGGGEKKPVRLIFQVEDQNK, from the coding sequence ATGGTATTTAATAAAAGATCAAAACTCCACAAACTAATACTCGCAGCCGCGCTAATTACGGGCTTTAGCGCGTCAGCTCTCAGCGCCGCGCAGGAGCAGGTCGAGGTCACGGCGGATAATTTTTTCGCCGATGAGATCAAGCAGATCAGCGTCCTAACAGGCAACGTCCGCATCAAAAAGGGCGCTTACGATACGCTAAATTCCGACAAAGTGACGATCTATTTCGACGCTAAGCGTCAGCCTACCAAATACGTCGCGACGGGAAACGCAAATTTTAAAATTTTACTCAATCAAAAGCATTACGACGGCAGAGGCGGTGTGCTGACCTATGATCCGACTATCGAGGCTTACACGCTCGAAAATAACGCCTATCTGCACGAAGCCGAGACCAAAAAGGAGGTTTACGGCGATAAGATCATCGTAAATCGCCAAAAGGGCACCTACGAAGTAAAAAGCGGCGGTGGCGAGAAAAAGCCCGTACGACTGATCTTTCAGGTCGAAGATCAAAACAAATGA
- the lptC gene encoding LPS export ABC transporter periplasmic protein LptC, whose translation MVIKIFYVAIAIFCVAMVFLSVQTPYFSDMFRQDLSIANMEMKKIVDYQIGELVDAKFTADGGTRYKDRDEFVNFKAEETTSDLNHTLVSKTATRAGELIKFNGDAHYINTDGFDYTAQEIIYDTSSKIVRSDVPYVLRQGGDRITGTSISYDTKTKQTNSKGIHAWYLIKDQNSTN comes from the coding sequence ATGGTGATAAAAATTTTCTACGTCGCGATTGCGATCTTTTGCGTCGCGATGGTGTTTCTAAGCGTGCAGACGCCGTATTTTAGCGATATGTTTAGGCAGGATCTAAGCATTGCGAATATGGAGATGAAAAAGATCGTCGATTATCAGATCGGCGAGCTCGTGGATGCTAAATTTACCGCAGATGGCGGCACGCGCTATAAGGATCGCGACGAGTTTGTAAATTTTAAAGCCGAGGAGACCACTTCGGATCTAAATCACACTCTGGTTTCAAAGACTGCGACGCGCGCAGGCGAGCTGATAAAATTTAACGGCGACGCGCATTATATCAACACGGACGGCTTTGATTACACGGCGCAGGAGATCATCTACGATACGAGCAGTAAGATCGTCCGCTCCGACGTGCCGTACGTGCTGCGCCAAGGCGGCGACCGCATCACGGGCACAAGCATCAGCTATGACACCAAAACTAAACAAACAAACTCAAAAGGAATCCACGCATGGTATTTAATAAAAGATCAAAACTCCACAAACTAA
- a CDS encoding KdsC family phosphatase has protein sequence MIKIIFLDVDGCLSDGGLYHSNGGEEMKKFNVKDGFGIQEWQRLGLKVAIITGKSSQIVANRARELKIDTLFQGEKDKLSRAEQILKNFNLSFDEAAAIGDDINDAKLLNAVAISFKPADALNSLKADVVLSKNGGCGAVREMIEMLVDKNGMREEWNSKWM, from the coding sequence GTGATAAAGATCATATTTTTAGACGTAGACGGCTGCCTTAGCGACGGTGGGCTGTACCATTCAAACGGCGGCGAAGAGATGAAGAAATTTAACGTAAAAGACGGGTTTGGCATCCAGGAGTGGCAGCGGCTGGGGCTAAAGGTCGCGATCATCACCGGCAAAAGCTCGCAAATCGTCGCAAATCGCGCGCGAGAGCTAAAGATCGATACGCTCTTTCAAGGCGAAAAAGACAAGCTCTCAAGGGCGGAGCAAATTTTAAAAAATTTTAACCTAAGCTTCGATGAGGCCGCTGCGATCGGCGATGATATAAATGATGCGAAGCTTTTAAATGCGGTCGCGATCAGCTTCAAGCCTGCCGATGCGCTAAACTCGCTAAAAGCGGATGTCGTGCTAAGCAAAAACGGCGGCTGCGGTGCGGTGCGCGAGATGATCGAAATGCTCGTCGATAAAAACGGCATGCGCGAAGAGTGGAATAGCAAATGGATGTAG
- a CDS encoding PstS family phosphate ABC transporter substrate-binding protein, protein MKRAIIAILLVFILAAFDFAFYRLVVKRYVNQSSAEMQAKSIELHKFLPFDEGSQIVRASSSLKLSGDLPIIDGAAALYPVFSAFVAASYPKDSVEFDGQNFTSASRLKFSNTRDAYKAISDGEADLIFVAAPSKQQLAYAQEKGARLRFVPIGLEAFVFIVNANNKVSNLSVDQVRGIYSGQYSDWSQLGGERMRIDAVQRNVGSGSQSAFLKFMGETQPKRKITGFFGSAIGFSFRYYVEGIVQNGGVKMLSLNGAYPNKENIASRKYPLVAEIYAVYDENNKNENIRILIDWILSPQGQSIIENSGYVPIKG, encoded by the coding sequence ATGAAGCGTGCAATTATCGCCATTTTGCTGGTGTTTATCTTGGCGGCTTTCGATTTTGCGTTTTACCGCCTCGTCGTGAAGCGATACGTAAATCAAAGTAGCGCCGAGATGCAGGCCAAATCGATCGAGCTGCATAAATTTCTGCCGTTTGATGAGGGTTCGCAGATCGTGCGCGCCAGCTCTAGCTTAAAACTTAGCGGCGATCTGCCGATAATAGACGGAGCAGCGGCTTTGTATCCCGTCTTTTCGGCATTCGTCGCGGCGAGCTATCCGAAGGACAGCGTGGAATTTGACGGGCAAAATTTCACGAGTGCTAGCAGGCTTAAATTTAGCAATACCCGCGACGCGTACAAGGCCATAAGCGACGGCGAGGCGGATCTCATTTTCGTCGCTGCTCCTTCGAAGCAGCAGCTTGCTTATGCGCAGGAAAAGGGCGCGCGCTTGCGCTTCGTGCCGATCGGGCTGGAGGCGTTCGTCTTTATCGTAAATGCGAATAACAAAGTATCTAATTTAAGCGTGGATCAGGTGCGAGGAATTTATTCGGGGCAATATAGCGATTGGTCGCAGCTAGGCGGCGAGCGCATGCGAATAGATGCCGTGCAGCGAAACGTAGGCAGCGGCAGCCAGAGCGCATTTTTGAAATTTATGGGCGAGACGCAGCCTAAGCGCAAGATCACGGGCTTTTTCGGCAGCGCGATCGGCTTTTCGTTTCGATACTACGTCGAAGGGATCGTGCAAAACGGCGGCGTGAAGATGCTTAGCCTAAACGGCGCGTATCCGAACAAAGAAAATATCGCTAGCCGCAAATACCCGCTCGTAGCCGAAATTTACGCGGTTTACGACGAAAATAACAAAAACGAAAATATCCGCATCTTGATAGATTGGATCCTTTCGCCGCAGGGGCAAAGTATCATCGAAAATAGCGGCTACGTGCCGATTAAAGGCTAA
- the hisB gene encoding imidazoleglycerol-phosphate dehydratase HisB, whose amino-acid sequence MISKNRATKETKIELELELYGCGSAQIQTGIGFFDHMLSAFAKHAWIDLNLRCEGDLQVDFHHSVEDCGIVLGSAIKEAIYPAQNIERFGDSVVVMDEAAVSAALDFSNRAFLVFDCPSLKHGKIGEFDAELVEEFFRALAFNANFTLHISQIRGENLHHVAEAAFKAFAVAFRRAISINERAGVPSTKGVL is encoded by the coding sequence ATGATAAGCAAAAATAGGGCTACGAAAGAGACCAAAATCGAGCTTGAGCTGGAGCTTTACGGATGCGGCTCGGCGCAGATACAAACGGGCATCGGTTTTTTCGATCATATGCTTAGCGCGTTTGCCAAGCACGCGTGGATCGATCTAAACCTGCGCTGCGAGGGCGATTTGCAGGTCGATTTTCACCACAGCGTCGAGGACTGCGGCATAGTGCTCGGAAGCGCGATCAAAGAGGCGATCTATCCCGCGCAAAACATCGAGCGCTTCGGTGATAGCGTCGTCGTGATGGACGAGGCGGCAGTTTCTGCGGCGCTTGATTTTTCCAACCGTGCGTTTTTGGTATTTGATTGCCCGAGCCTAAAGCACGGCAAGATCGGTGAATTCGACGCCGAGCTCGTGGAGGAATTTTTCCGCGCTTTGGCTTTCAACGCAAATTTCACGCTGCATATAAGCCAAATTCGTGGCGAAAATCTGCATCACGTCGCAGAAGCCGCGTTTAAGGCGTTCGCCGTCGCATTTCGTCGCGCGATAAGTATCAACGAGCGCGCCGGCGTGCCTAGCACGAAGGGCGTTTTATAG
- the dsbD gene encoding protein-disulfide reductase DsbD encodes MIRSLILAAFFLLGLGAEPLKPSDAFKLNATAQSDGVTLSFDIADGVYLYQNEIKIFIGGSEVTNLINLPAATEYKDYKIYEGKFSIAVPLGLVLANAADSDDFVLNGDFLGCTKSGFCYQPQQFGFSFKRVVEGYQISKISNSELKRYRSAANSTQISAADSAQSGAVNFKSNSQASGAEANSLANSHAAGNFPASSAENAAVNSDESSAHKNPSGANSISEQDKILNVLSGKSFIAAIALFFGYGVLLSLSPCVYPLIPILSSIIVAKTSSKPSAKTSLAVSLAYIFGMASSYAILGAFVAVFGQNLQGLLQTPPALILTSLIFAALALSMFGFYEIRLPARFQNFLNSKSEKSGGLIGVFSMGLISALVVSPCISAPLAGALVYIAGSGDVLLGAAALFALGLGSGALLLVVGLGGALPRPGAWMEAVPKIFGFLLLFTAVWISRTLIGENLSLLIYAVLGAIFAGFLGLFDGGAGGIKRALALVIALYSALLLTGFASGAKDFSRPLGNLIPQNARYSRGGLGESLQAGEISSAQNFGGAHFSFVRDLAQLQGEIENSKKPVIVDFWASWCKNCEQSERAFADPALAGALDKFSLLKIDLSEDSEQNRAIKAHFNVFGPPTILFFKEGAEITSLRQIGSVNSEKLAEILSEI; translated from the coding sequence TTGATCAGATCACTTATTTTGGCAGCGTTTTTTCTTTTAGGCTTGGGCGCCGAGCCCCTGAAACCCTCCGATGCGTTCAAGCTTAACGCGACGGCACAAAGCGACGGCGTAACGCTAAGCTTTGATATCGCGGACGGGGTCTATCTCTATCAAAACGAGATAAAAATTTTCATCGGCGGCTCGGAGGTCACAAATTTAATAAATCTGCCCGCCGCGACCGAATACAAGGATTATAAAATTTATGAGGGCAAATTTAGCATCGCCGTGCCTTTAGGCCTCGTGCTTGCAAATGCCGCAGACAGCGATGATTTCGTGCTTAACGGCGATTTTTTGGGTTGCACGAAATCGGGCTTTTGCTACCAGCCGCAGCAGTTCGGCTTTAGCTTCAAGCGCGTAGTGGAGGGCTATCAGATCAGCAAAATTTCAAACTCCGAGCTGAAAAGATACCGAAGCGCCGCAAATTCCACGCAGATTTCTGCCGCAGACAGCGCGCAGAGCGGGGCTGTAAATTTTAAAAGCAATTCTCAGGCTTCGGGCGCAGAGGCAAATTCCTTGGCAAACTCGCATGCGGCGGGAAATTTCCCGGCAAGCTCGGCTGAAAACGCTGCTGTAAATTCCGATGAATCCTCCGCGCACAAAAATCCAAGTGGCGCAAATTCCATCTCCGAGCAGGATAAAATTTTAAACGTTCTTAGCGGCAAGAGCTTCATCGCCGCGATCGCGCTGTTTTTCGGCTACGGCGTGTTGCTCTCGCTAAGTCCTTGCGTCTACCCGCTCATCCCGATTCTCTCGTCGATCATAGTGGCAAAAACCTCCTCCAAGCCGAGCGCGAAAACGAGCCTCGCCGTAAGCCTCGCGTATATTTTTGGAATGGCGAGCTCATATGCGATTTTAGGGGCTTTCGTGGCAGTTTTCGGGCAAAATTTACAAGGCCTGCTGCAAACTCCGCCCGCACTGATTTTAACTTCGCTCATATTTGCCGCGCTCGCGCTTTCGATGTTCGGATTTTACGAGATCCGCCTGCCTGCGCGCTTTCAAAATTTCTTAAACAGCAAAAGCGAAAAGAGCGGCGGTCTGATCGGAGTTTTTTCGATGGGGCTTATCTCGGCACTCGTCGTATCGCCGTGCATCTCCGCTCCGCTTGCGGGCGCGCTCGTTTATATCGCGGGCAGCGGCGACGTCCTGCTGGGCGCGGCGGCTCTTTTTGCGCTGGGGCTCGGAAGCGGTGCGCTGCTGCTTGTAGTTGGGCTCGGCGGCGCACTACCGAGACCCGGAGCTTGGATGGAGGCGGTGCCTAAAATTTTTGGCTTTTTGCTGCTTTTTACGGCGGTGTGGATTTCGCGCACGCTCATCGGCGAAAATTTAAGCCTGCTGATTTATGCGGTTTTAGGCGCGATCTTCGCAGGATTTTTGGGGCTGTTTGACGGCGGCGCGGGCGGGATAAAGCGCGCTTTAGCCCTTGTAATCGCTTTGTATTCGGCGCTGCTGCTCACGGGCTTTGCCAGCGGTGCAAAAGATTTTTCCAGGCCGCTTGGTAATCTAATCCCGCAAAATGCGAGATATTCCAGGGGCGGCTTGGGCGAGAGCTTGCAAGCGGGCGAAATTTCTAGCGCTCAAAATTTTGGCGGCGCGCATTTTTCGTTTGTGCGCGATTTGGCGCAGCTGCAGGGCGAAATAGAAAATTCCAAAAAGCCCGTGATAGTCGATTTTTGGGCTAGCTGGTGTAAAAATTGCGAGCAGAGCGAGCGGGCGTTTGCAGATCCTGCACTTGCCGGCGCGCTTGATAAATTTAGCCTCTTAAAGATCGATCTTAGCGAAGATAGCGAGCAAAATAGGGCGATAAAAGCGCATTTTAACGTATTCGGTCCGCCTACGATTCTGTTTTTTAAAGAGGGCGCCGAGATTACGAGCCTGCGCCAGATCGGTAGCGTAAATTCCGAAAAGCTGGCTGAGATTTTAAGCGAAATTTAG
- the ppk2 gene encoding polyphosphate kinase 2: protein MSKEIKTETGEIALKEIEFKSSKYEKISFKDYETLLERYQIELLKLQKFVKEKGLKILILMEGRDAAGKGGTIKRLTEHLNPRGCRIVALEKPSNVEKTQWYFQRYVAHLPSGGEIAIFDRSWYNRAMVEPVMGFCTHAEHKDFLRQVPKFEELLVSAGIILFKFYFSVSKEEQKRRFESRRTDPLKQYKLSPVDARSQELWNQYTLAKYSMLLASNTEFAPWTILDSNDKKIARLNAFRCILSRIDYPEKIGAKELAVDPNLVRNGAREIVLMEDSQKSEAWRKLESPSRKNKKDKKKG, encoded by the coding sequence ATGAGCAAAGAGATCAAAACCGAAACGGGCGAAATAGCGCTGAAAGAGATAGAATTTAAAAGCTCAAAGTACGAAAAAATCTCGTTCAAAGACTACGAGACGTTGCTTGAGAGATACCAGATCGAGCTTTTGAAGCTGCAAAAATTCGTGAAGGAAAAGGGGCTAAAAATTTTGATTTTGATGGAGGGGCGCGACGCGGCGGGCAAAGGCGGCACGATCAAGCGTTTAACCGAGCATCTAAACCCACGCGGATGCCGCATCGTAGCGCTCGAAAAACCGAGCAACGTCGAAAAGACGCAGTGGTACTTCCAGCGCTACGTCGCGCACCTACCAAGCGGCGGCGAGATTGCGATCTTTGACCGCAGCTGGTACAACCGCGCGATGGTCGAGCCCGTGATGGGCTTTTGCACCCACGCCGAGCATAAAGATTTCCTGCGCCAAGTGCCTAAATTTGAGGAGCTTTTGGTAAGTGCAGGGATAATTTTGTTTAAATTTTACTTTTCAGTTTCTAAAGAGGAGCAAAAAAGGCGCTTCGAATCGCGCCGCACCGACCCGCTGAAGCAATACAAACTCTCGCCGGTGGATGCGAGATCGCAGGAGCTGTGGAATCAATACACGCTCGCAAAATACTCGATGCTGCTTGCTTCAAATACCGAGTTTGCGCCGTGGACAATCCTTGATAGCAACGACAAAAAGATCGCGCGGCTAAACGCCTTCCGCTGCATACTCTCGCGCATAGACTATCCCGAAAAAATTGGTGCGAAGGAGCTTGCGGTGGATCCAAACCTCGTGCGAAACGGCGCCAGGGAGATAGTGCTAATGGAGGATAGCCAAAAAAGCGAGGCTTGGCGCAAGCTGGAAAGCCCCTCTCGCAAGAACAAGAAGGATAAGAAAAAGGGCTGA
- the cas1 gene encoding CRISPR-associated endonuclease Cas1, producing MQKSDRTHFILSPGRLRRKDNNLYFDKFNDEGGILTSKILPINAIDEIYILARVELDTYAMAFLADNNILLHIFSAYQSFRGSFFPNTSNSVNKSGFVLLAQLRAFDDLSKRLFIAREITRARILNAAINCKVYGVSLDTVPHLDALAHACDIAAVMAVEGGFAKQYFAAWNEIIEDQRSFKFTTRSKRPPADKINALISYVNTRIYNVCLSEIYKTELDPRIGFLHEPNYRALSLHLDLAEIFKPILGDRLIFGMLNKREITAKDFETDAWRIRFGREAVQKIELKMIEKLSSCANAAGQSLTWRQIIRREANQIKKYVCEGVPYEGLVWR from the coding sequence ATGCAAAAATCGGATCGCACGCATTTTATTTTGAGCCCAGGCCGATTGCGCCGCAAAGATAATAATCTATACTTCGATAAATTTAACGACGAGGGCGGAATTTTAACTAGTAAAATTTTGCCGATTAACGCGATTGATGAAATTTATATTTTGGCGCGGGTAGAGCTTGACACTTATGCTATGGCGTTTTTGGCTGATAATAACATTTTGCTGCATATTTTTAGCGCCTATCAGAGCTTCCGTGGCAGTTTTTTCCCAAATACTTCAAATTCTGTGAATAAAAGCGGCTTTGTGCTTTTGGCGCAGCTGCGGGCTTTTGACGATCTTTCTAAGCGCCTTTTTATCGCTCGCGAGATTACTCGCGCTCGCATATTAAACGCGGCTATTAATTGTAAGGTTTACGGTGTCTCGCTCGATACTGTGCCACATCTGGATGCTCTAGCGCACGCCTGCGACATAGCAGCAGTAATGGCAGTGGAAGGCGGCTTTGCCAAGCAGTATTTCGCGGCTTGGAACGAAATCATAGAGGATCAGCGCAGTTTTAAATTTACGACGCGCTCCAAACGCCCGCCGGCGGATAAAATTAATGCCCTCATTAGCTATGTAAATACGCGTATTTATAACGTCTGCCTCAGCGAAATTTACAAAACCGAGCTCGATCCGCGCATCGGCTTTTTGCACGAGCCAAACTACCGCGCGTTAAGCCTACATCTTGATCTTGCAGAGATTTTTAAGCCTATTTTAGGCGATAGATTAATTTTTGGAATGTTAAATAAACGCGAGATTACGGCAAAAGATTTTGAAACGGACGCGTGGCGTATTCGATTCGGTCGAGAAGCGGTGCAAAAGATCGAGCTAAAAATGATCGAGAAACTATCATCTTGCGCAAATGCAGCGGGACAGAGCTTAACCTGGCGTCAAATCATCCGTCGCGAGGCCAATCAGATTAAAAAATATGTCTGCGAAGGCGTGCCTTACGAGGGGTTGGTATGGCGGTAG
- the cas2 gene encoding CRISPR-associated endonuclease Cas2 — protein MYAILFYDISSSDEKEKNNAARVRKAVEKFLPRVQFSVFEGEIRASDLKKLMAILQKECASKLDSVVIYTFNSLKYSQRLVIGCDKNEAIFS, from the coding sequence ATGTATGCCATTTTATTTTACGATATTTCAAGCAGCGACGAAAAGGAGAAAAATAACGCTGCGCGCGTCCGAAAGGCGGTCGAGAAGTTTCTGCCTCGCGTGCAATTCAGCGTTTTCGAGGGTGAAATTAGAGCGAGCGATCTTAAAAAATTAATGGCGATTTTGCAAAAAGAATGCGCCAGCAAGCTTGATTCGGTAGTAATTTATACTTTTAATTCGCTTAAATATTCACAGCGCCTCGTCATCGGGTGCGATAAAAACGAGGCAATATTCAGCTAA
- a CDS encoding Dna2/Cas4 domain-containing protein — MFCKDQITGTLVNYYITCKREAWLYAHNIHANREDENVLMGKALADIKENDLQDFAFSNLKFDKLSKQRGHYLITEYKKSLKNPEAGKMQLLFYIYLLKTGLNLKEVKGKLISGKTVIAIEDNAENFTKIETILNGITALANEPKPPKFSPQKICESCAYRDYCI, encoded by the coding sequence ATGTTTTGTAAGGACCAAATCACCGGCACGCTTGTGAATTATTACATTACCTGTAAGCGTGAGGCGTGGCTTTATGCACACAATATTCATGCCAATCGGGAGGATGAAAACGTGCTGATGGGTAAGGCGCTAGCGGATATCAAAGAGAACGATTTGCAGGACTTTGCATTTTCAAATTTGAAATTCGACAAGCTTTCCAAGCAGCGCGGACATTATCTCATCACCGAATATAAAAAGAGCCTAAAAAATCCAGAAGCAGGCAAGATGCAGCTACTTTTTTATATCTATCTTTTAAAAACAGGCTTAAATTTAAAAGAGGTAAAAGGCAAATTAATTAGCGGCAAAACCGTCATAGCCATTGAGGATAACGCCGAAAATTTCACTAAAATCGAAACAATTCTAAACGGCATTACCGCCCTTGCGAACGAGCCAAAGCCGCCTAAATTTAGCCCGCAAAAGATTTGCGAGAGTTGCGCTTATCGTGATTATTGCATTTAG
- a CDS encoding CRISPR-associated helicase/endonuclease Cas3, which yields MQSEPLSHPNKPLIKHITNMLAEADSRLLQCIKIYHDIAKLKTNFQIYIKNPTEKISDKNHALLSSYIFLLNSEFNELDMAFGFLSIVSHHANVENFCELTTQNKNFGKYFESSKELDFWDEVVDKALGLEIYKDIKRDKNELLIKAKHLREYFKFAKKKFDYDDFLNFKDIFSSLIYSDKYEAIFNQRIPVSKPVNSNTIEKYIKALENRKPNAKRSEFRKFVLNNFDLNHNLFTLTAPTGYGKTLTALNFAAKFNKERIIYVLPFTAIIDQVCDEIKEIFKDDKNILIHKIHHKTTIDESIPQDRYSKVKFLMDSFSGDINVTTLYQFIFALFGNKNKDSVKFNRLKNSVIIIDEAQAVPYKLRADFMKLCEMMAEKFGCIFIFMSATMPIVDATKFKEISNLDYFKDQNRYVLKWFDGDESTLKDKIRQLAKNKNTLVVVNTIKKAQELFLEFYDEFKVFCLNGYMCDDHKRKDIENIKDAIAKNKSGHGDSILLISTQSIEAGVDLDFDVGFREIAPISSIIQTAGRINRNFAALGELYVFNDICDYSDLIYGDLKRISDTILVKILKQRDIIESEILDISTRYFSAIKQSLEGLFLAEQMQELGFYDINEKISEAMDDRLKILVIIEPKEDYIKEFQNEIFEINRLDMDKFNKKDIFTNTIKKINRFGVNITEFDAKRLNIKRIDGLKDVYYLPFGDTSYNNNFGIKKDAALNLKNEFFD from the coding sequence TTGCAAAGTGAGCCGCTATCACATCCTAACAAACCGCTAATAAAGCATATAACAAATATGCTTGCCGAAGCGGATAGTAGGCTTTTACAATGCATTAAAATTTATCACGATATAGCTAAGCTAAAAACTAATTTTCAAATTTATATCAAAAATCCTACCGAAAAAATTTCAGATAAAAATCATGCTTTATTATCATCTTATATATTTTTACTAAATTCAGAATTTAATGAGCTAGATATGGCTTTTGGATTTTTATCCATCGTATCACACCACGCAAATGTAGAAAATTTTTGTGAGCTTACAACGCAAAATAAAAATTTCGGCAAATATTTTGAGAGCTCGAAAGAGCTAGACTTTTGGGATGAAGTCGTAGATAAAGCTTTAGGTTTAGAAATTTACAAAGATATTAAAAGGGATAAAAATGAGCTTTTAATTAAAGCTAAGCATTTGAGAGAATACTTCAAATTTGCGAAAAAGAAGTTTGATTACGATGACTTTTTAAATTTCAAAGACATATTTTCGTCGCTTATTTATAGTGACAAATATGAAGCTATTTTTAATCAAAGAATTCCTGTTTCTAAACCGGTGAATTCTAATACGATCGAAAAATATATCAAAGCCCTGGAAAATCGTAAGCCAAATGCGAAAAGAAGCGAGTTTAGAAAATTCGTTTTAAATAATTTCGATCTAAATCATAATCTTTTTACTTTAACTGCGCCTACAGGCTACGGTAAGACTTTGACTGCGCTAAATTTTGCCGCTAAATTTAATAAAGAACGTATTATTTACGTGTTGCCGTTTACGGCTATCATAGATCAAGTTTGTGATGAGATAAAAGAGATTTTCAAAGACGATAAAAATATATTAATTCATAAAATTCATCACAAAACTACGATAGATGAAAGCATCCCGCAAGATCGCTATTCTAAAGTTAAATTTTTGATGGATTCTTTTAGCGGAGATATTAACGTAACTACGCTATATCAATTTATATTTGCACTCTTTGGAAACAAAAATAAAGATAGCGTAAAATTTAACCGATTAAAAAATAGTGTAATAATAATCGATGAGGCGCAGGCGGTACCGTATAAGCTCAGGGCGGATTTTATGAAACTTTGCGAGATGATGGCGGAGAAATTTGGCTGCATTTTTATCTTTATGTCCGCTACGATGCCTATTGTTGATGCGACTAAATTTAAAGAAATTTCAAATTTAGATTATTTCAAAGATCAAAATAGATACGTCTTAAAGTGGTTTGATGGTGACGAAAGTACTTTAAAAGACAAGATTAGACAATTGGCAAAAAACAAAAATACACTAGTCGTCGTAAATACCATTAAAAAAGCGCAAGAGCTATTTTTGGAATTTTACGACGAATTTAAAGTTTTTTGCCTAAACGGATATATGTGCGACGATCACAAACGAAAAGATATCGAAAATATAAAAGATGCAATTGCTAAAAATAAAAGTGGGCACGGTGATTCGATCTTGCTAATTTCTACGCAGTCTATCGAAGCTGGTGTGGATTTGGATTTTGATGTCGGATTTAGAGAGATAGCGCCCATTAGCTCGATTATCCAAACTGCCGGTCGTATAAATAGAAATTTCGCAGCTCTGGGAGAATTATACGTATTTAACGATATTTGCGACTATTCCGATCTCATTTACGGTGATTTAAAACGCATTAGCGATACTATTTTGGTAAAAATTCTAAAGCAAAGAGATATCATCGAAAGCGAAATTTTAGATATTTCCACTAGGTATTTCAGCGCCATAAAGCAAAGCTTAGAGGGCTTATTTTTGGCGGAGCAGATGCAAGAGCTAGGATTTTACGATATAAACGAAAAGATTAGCGAGGCGATGGATGATAGGCTCAAAATTTTAGTAATAATTGAGCCAAAAGAAGATTATATTAAAGAATTTCAAAATGAAATTTTTGAAATCAATAGGCTTGATATGGATAAATTTAATAAGAAAGATATATTTACGAATACTATTAAGAAAATTAATAGATTTGGTGTAAATATCACAGAATTTGATGCAAAGCGTTTAAATATAAAGCGTATTGATGGGCTAAAAGATGTCTATTATTTACCATTCGGCGATACTTCGTACAATAATAATTTCGGGATTAAAAAGGATGCCGCATTAAATCTCAAGAATGAGTTTTTCGACTAA